Sequence from the Thermodesulfatator atlanticus DSM 21156 genome:
GAGCATTTCAGATTCTGTCTTCTGCACGAGCTCGCCAATATAACGTATATTTGCATTTTTTAAACAGTTGGCCGAACGAACCGAAAGCTCCAGTTCGTCGATCTTTTTGTTAAGGTACTGATAATACTCAGGACGGCTTTCCTCTTCCTTACGCGCCTCTTCAGCAGCCTCTTCCTCAGCAAAATTAATGAAGATGGTGAGCTGGTCTTTTAGGATCTTTGCGGCGTAAGCCATGGCATCTGCAGGATCAACCGTACCGTCTGTCCAGATTTCCATCACAAGGCGGTCAAAATCACTGCTACGACCCACGCGAGCCTGGGTAACATTAAAATTGACCCGTTGAATAGGGGAAAAGATCGCATCAACCGGGATTACGCCGATCTCTTCTACCGAAGAAGGATCAGCCGGCCGATACCCCTTACCCCATTCTACGTGCAGTTCCATCTTAAGGCGCCCGTCTTTGGCAAGCGTTGCGATATGGTGGTCAGGGTTGGCAATTTCTGCCTTCCCATCCAGTTGAATGTCACTTGCCTTTACTTCTCCTTCGCCTTCTTTCTCAAGAATAAAAGTCTTGGGCTCCTCATCAAAAAGCTTAAAACGCACGCCTTTTAGGTTAAGGATTATATCGATAACGTCTTCCACTACACCTGGAAGACTGGAGAACTCATGGGTTGCGCCGTCGATTTTGACCCAGGTAATCGCAGCACCCTGGAGCGAAGAAAGAAGTACCCTTCGCAAAGAGTTTCCAATGGTTACGCCAAAACCCCTTTCTAGGGGTTCAATAATAAACTTTCCATAAAAAGGTGGCTTAGAATCATCGTGAACCTGCACCCCTTTCGGCTTAATAAGCTCTAGCCAGTTCCTACTGATAAGATTTTTAGTCTCTGCCATAGCACCACCCTATATTTAATTTTGTCTTCACCATTACCGGGAGTAAAACTCAACAATGAGCTGTTCCTGAATAGGCATGGTGATATCTTCTCTGGTAGGTAGGGCTTTAACCGTGCCCTTGAAATTGTCAGCGTCAAGCTCAAGCCATTGGGGGATGCCCCTGCGAACGGCTGCTTCTAAGTTTTCCTGTACAAAAGGATTCTGTCGATATTTTTCTTTAAGCTCTATGACATCTCCCGGCTTTACCAAGTATGAAGGGATATCTACATTGCGACCATTGACCTTAAAAAGGCCGTGAGCAACCATCTGGCGCGCCTGCATCCGCGAAGAAGCAAAACCCAGTCGATAAACAACGTTATCAAGGCGACGTTCCAAGAGTTGTAAAAGGTTGTGGCCAGTTTGGCCGCGCATTCTGTCTGATCGTTCAAAATAAGTGGCAAATTGCTTTTCAGAAACACCATAGATGCGTTTTACTTTTTGTTTTTCCCGCAAACGAATACCGTAGTCGGAACGCTTTGCACGCATCTGGGCCTGGCCATGCTGACCAGGGGGATAACTGCGCCTTTCAAAAGCACATTTATCCGTATAACAACGCTCGCCTTTGAGGAACAGCTTCATCCCTTCACGGCGACATAAACGACAACGTGGTCCTGTATATTTTGCCAAGGCTTTCTCCTCCTTAACTAGCGGTATTAAATACGTCTTTTCTTAGGTGGGCGACACCCGTCATGTGGAATCGGGGTTACGTCTTTAATCATGGTGATTTGGAATCCAGCAGCCTGAAGCGCCCGTAAAGCAGCCTCTCGGCCAGCCCCTGGCCCCTTAACATAAATAGCCACCTTACGCATGCCGTGTTCCATCGCCCGACGGGCAGCAGCTTGTGCTGCAAGCTGCGCAGCGTAGGGAGTTCCCTTACGGGACCCCTTAAATCCCTCGGTACCACCACTTGCCCAGGCTACCGTGTTGCCCTGCTTATCGGTAATGGTAACGATGGTGTTGTTAAAAGTAGCGTGAATGTGGGCAATGCCCTCTGGAATGTTTTTCTTTTCGCGTTTTTTACCTTTTGGTCTCCGACGTCTCGCCATAACTACCACCCCTTACTTTTTACGTCTGCCGCGCAATGAAGACGGGCGCGGGCCTTTTCTCGTACGCGCATTGGACCGTGTCTTCTGGCCTCGAACCGGAAGCCCCATCCTATGCCTTAAACCACGATAACACCCCATGTCCATAAGGCGCTTAATGTTGGCGGATACTTCGCGGCGCAAATCACCTTCTACCTTGTGCTCACGCTCAACCAGATGACGAATCTTGGTCAGCTCTTCTTCGGTGAGGTCTTTGGTTTTTTTGTTCCAGTCAACGCCAGCCTTAGTCAAAATCTTCTGCGCAAGCGTACGCCCCACTCCATAAATATAGGTGAGGGCTATTTCTATACGTTTGTTATCTGGGATATCTACACCCGCAATCCTTGGCACTTCTTAAACCTCCTTAACCCTGTCTTTGTTTATGACGTGGATTTTCACAAATAATACGCACTATGCCCCTTCTTTTGATCACCTTACACTTACGACATCTTTTTTTGACAGATGCTTGCACCTTCATGGTATCACCTATCCTTTCTTACGATCTTTTTTAGAGCCGCGGTAAACAATGCGGCCTCTTGTTAAATCATAAGGAGAAAGTTCGACGATTACTTTGTCCCCAGGAAGAATGCGAATATAATGCACTCTCATCTTTCCGGAAATATGAGCCAAAACTTTATGCCCATTTTCTAGCTCAACCCTGAACATAGCATTGGGTAAAGCTTCAACTACCGTACCTTCCACTTGAATTGCATCTTCCTTGGGCATAAACGCTCCTCTTTAAATTTTTGATAAAATTTCAGGACCCTTAGCAGTAATGACCACCGAGTGTTCATAGTGTGCTGCAAGCCCTCGGTCTTTAGTAACCGCCGTCCAGCCGTCAGCAAGTATTTCTATCTCGTGACTGCCCGTTACCACCATAGGCTCAATAGCTATCACCATTCCCGCCATAAGCCTTGGCCCTTTACCACGGCGCCCAAAATTAGGCACCTCTGGGGGCTCATGCAAATTTTCACCTATGCCATGACCTACAAAATCACGAATAACATTAAAGCCATGCTTTTCTACAAATTGCTGCACTGCAAAGGAGATATCCTGCACCCTGTTTCCAACCCGCGCCTTTTCAATCCCTTTGTAAAGGGCCTCTTCAGTAACCTTCATTAAACGCTCCGCCTCTTCGCTCACTCTTCCAACGGCCACGGTAAGCGCTGCGTCCCCGTAATAACCATCGTAAATAGCGCCAAAATCAAAACTAACGATATCTCCTTCTTTAAGTACTTTTTCTTTAAGAGGAAGCCCGTGCACCACTTCCTCGTTCACAGAAACACACAAACTAAAGGGGTAGCCCCTATAGCCCTTAAATGCCGGGCGGGCTCCCCTTTTTATGACTAATTCCTCTGCGATTTTATTTAGATCCCAGGCACTAACCCCTGGGCAAACGTTTTCCTTAACTAGTTGTAAAACTTCCGCAACAATAGCATTTGCTTTACGTAATAAATCTATTTCCCAAGGGGCCCGTAATTTAATTTTACTGGGCCCCTTAGTCAACTTCATAATCTTTTTGTTTCTCAATTTTATCCGCCGAGAAGCTTTACAATACGATTAAAAATTTCTTCTATAGAGCCCATTCCGTCAATACGGTAAAGGACTCCCTTTTTCTCATAATACTGAACAATAGGTTCAGTCTGCTCGTGATAAACCTTAAGACGGTTCTTTACGGTTTCTTCGTTATCGTCCGCACGCTGATAAAGCTCGCCGCCACAAACATCACACTTACCCTCTTCCTTGGGCGGCTTGAACATTACATGATACATCATGCCGCATTTCTTGCAAGTTCTGCGCCCGGTAAGTCTTTTAACAAGCTCTTCATCAGGAACATCAATCAAGATGGCGTAGTCTATTTTTTTGCCGAGTTTTTCTAAAAGTTTGTCAAGAGCCTCTGCCTGAGGAAGAGTCCGGGGAAAACCATCAAGAATAAAGC
This genomic interval carries:
- the rpsD gene encoding 30S ribosomal protein S4; its protein translation is MAKYTGPRCRLCRREGMKLFLKGERCYTDKCAFERRSYPPGQHGQAQMRAKRSDYGIRLREKQKVKRIYGVSEKQFATYFERSDRMRGQTGHNLLQLLERRLDNVVYRLGFASSRMQARQMVAHGLFKVNGRNVDIPSYLVKPGDVIELKEKYRQNPFVQENLEAAVRRGIPQWLELDADNFKGTVKALPTREDITMPIQEQLIVEFYSR
- a CDS encoding adenylate kinase, which produces MNIVFLGPPGAGKGTQAKMIAEKFGIPQISTGDMFREHLSKGTELGKKAKEYMDKGALVPDEIVLGMVEERLKQPDCEKGFILDGFPRTLPQAEALDKLLEKLGKKIDYAILIDVPDEELVKRLTGRRTCKKCGMMYHVMFKPPKEEGKCDVCGGELYQRADDNEETVKNRLKVYHEQTEPIVQYYEKKGVLYRIDGMGSIEEIFNRIVKLLGG
- the infA gene encoding translation initiation factor IF-1 codes for the protein MPKEDAIQVEGTVVEALPNAMFRVELENGHKVLAHISGKMRVHYIRILPGDKVIVELSPYDLTRGRIVYRGSKKDRKKG
- the rpsM gene encoding 30S ribosomal protein S13, with protein sequence MPRIAGVDIPDNKRIEIALTYIYGVGRTLAQKILTKAGVDWNKKTKDLTEEELTKIRHLVEREHKVEGDLRREVSANIKRLMDMGCYRGLRHRMGLPVRGQKTRSNARTRKGPRPSSLRGRRKK
- the map gene encoding type I methionyl aminopeptidase, which codes for MKLTKGPSKIKLRAPWEIDLLRKANAIVAEVLQLVKENVCPGVSAWDLNKIAEELVIKRGARPAFKGYRGYPFSLCVSVNEEVVHGLPLKEKVLKEGDIVSFDFGAIYDGYYGDAALTVAVGRVSEEAERLMKVTEEALYKGIEKARVGNRVQDISFAVQQFVEKHGFNVIRDFVGHGIGENLHEPPEVPNFGRRGKGPRLMAGMVIAIEPMVVTGSHEIEILADGWTAVTKDRGLAAHYEHSVVITAKGPEILSKI
- a CDS encoding DNA-directed RNA polymerase subunit alpha; amino-acid sequence: MAETKNLISRNWLELIKPKGVQVHDDSKPPFYGKFIIEPLERGFGVTIGNSLRRVLLSSLQGAAITWVKIDGATHEFSSLPGVVEDVIDIILNLKGVRFKLFDEEPKTFILEKEGEGEVKASDIQLDGKAEIANPDHHIATLAKDGRLKMELHVEWGKGYRPADPSSVEEIGVIPVDAIFSPIQRVNFNVTQARVGRSSDFDRLVMEIWTDGTVDPADAMAYAAKILKDQLTIFINFAEEEAAEEARKEEESRPEYYQYLNKKIDELELSVRSANCLKNANIRYIGELVQKTESEMLKTKNFGRKSLNELKKILESMGLSFGMHIPDWKPPEEAKEAK
- the rpmJ gene encoding 50S ribosomal protein L36, with translation MKVQASVKKRCRKCKVIKRRGIVRIICENPRHKQRQG
- the rpsK gene encoding 30S ribosomal protein S11; translation: MARRRRPKGKKREKKNIPEGIAHIHATFNNTIVTITDKQGNTVAWASGGTEGFKGSRKGTPYAAQLAAQAAARRAMEHGMRKVAIYVKGPGAGREAALRALQAAGFQITMIKDVTPIPHDGCRPPKKRRI